One Phycisphaera mikurensis NBRC 102666 DNA window includes the following coding sequences:
- a CDS encoding M24 family metallopeptidase codes for MPRPTLPLELKSRLKPLQRRVKEAGLDAALLNLPLDLRYLTGFVGDDSWLLVPARGGAVILTDARFAEQVEREAPGTRAVIRKGLMAEAVAGVIGKRGYAKLGLQETGFTLEGKKRLKKGLRSGFRGAGRAPKLVAFEDGLASQRALKTPEEIEKIRAAGELQQRAFEEIVGGLAAGQQESAVAGLLEYRMRERGADGAAFHTIVAADANAALPHAIPGPAKLRASGFVLIDWGARLDGYCADMTRVVALRRFSRKMADVYDAVLEAQEAAIAAIAPGVRLRDVDKAARDLLTARGYGEAFGHGLGHGLGLNVHEDPRLSPLAPKNGRLEVGHVVTVEPGVYLPGIGGVRIEDDVAVVEGGKDVLTTLPKQRSDAELG; via the coding sequence ATGCCACGACCTACGCTGCCGCTGGAACTCAAGTCGCGCTTGAAGCCTCTGCAGCGCCGGGTGAAGGAGGCGGGGCTCGACGCGGCGCTGCTGAACCTGCCGCTGGACCTCCGCTACCTCACCGGCTTCGTCGGCGACGACTCCTGGCTGCTGGTCCCCGCCCGCGGCGGGGCGGTGATCCTCACCGACGCTCGCTTCGCCGAGCAGGTGGAGCGGGAGGCGCCCGGCACCCGGGCGGTCATCCGCAAAGGCCTCATGGCCGAGGCGGTGGCCGGCGTGATCGGCAAGCGTGGCTACGCGAAGCTGGGCCTGCAGGAGACCGGCTTCACGCTGGAGGGGAAGAAGCGCCTGAAGAAAGGGCTCCGCAGCGGCTTCCGCGGAGCGGGCCGGGCCCCCAAGCTCGTCGCTTTCGAGGACGGGCTGGCGTCTCAGCGGGCCCTCAAGACCCCCGAGGAGATCGAGAAGATCCGGGCCGCCGGCGAGCTGCAGCAGCGTGCCTTCGAGGAAATCGTCGGCGGCCTCGCCGCGGGGCAGCAGGAGTCCGCCGTCGCCGGCTTGCTCGAGTACCGCATGCGGGAGCGGGGGGCGGACGGCGCCGCCTTCCACACGATCGTCGCGGCCGACGCGAACGCGGCGCTCCCGCACGCGATCCCGGGGCCGGCGAAGCTGAGGGCATCGGGCTTCGTGCTCATCGACTGGGGCGCCAGGCTCGATGGCTACTGCGCCGACATGACGCGGGTGGTGGCGCTGCGGCGGTTCTCGCGGAAGATGGCCGACGTGTACGACGCCGTGCTCGAGGCGCAGGAGGCGGCCATCGCGGCCATCGCGCCGGGGGTGCGGCTCCGCGACGTGGACAAGGCGGCGCGGGACCTGCTGACGGCCCGCGGGTACGGCGAGGCGTTTGGCCACGGCCTGGGCCACGGCCTCGGGCTCAACGTGCACGAGGACCCGCGGCTCTCGCCGCTGGCGCCCAAGAACGGCCGGCTGGAGGTCGGCCACGTGGTCACCGTCGAGCCCGGCGTGTACCTGCCCGGCATCGGCGGCGTCCGCATCGAGGACGACGTGGCCGTGGTCGAGGGCGGGAAGGACGTGCTCACGACGCTGCCCAAGCAGCGCAGCGATGCCGAGCTGGGCTGA
- a CDS encoding DUF1844 domain-containing protein, with product MPNDQGPGPMLHIDDDWKAEAQREKERLAKKRAAEAAAPAAPPSGGPGTPSASGDAPGGTPSRATLPPGTALPAGFEDLVNTLTSRALMSMGAMPDPSGRAYVSLETARQQIDLLDVLEQKTAGNLTAEEKSNLASTLHELRTAYLEVAHALRQQSIERGGTGMAA from the coding sequence ATGCCGAACGACCAGGGTCCCGGGCCCATGCTCCACATCGACGACGACTGGAAAGCGGAAGCGCAGCGCGAGAAGGAGCGGCTGGCGAAGAAGCGTGCCGCCGAGGCCGCGGCGCCCGCGGCTCCGCCCTCCGGCGGCCCTGGCACCCCCAGCGCCTCCGGTGATGCCCCGGGCGGCACGCCCTCCCGGGCGACGCTCCCCCCGGGCACCGCGCTGCCCGCCGGCTTCGAGGACCTCGTCAACACGCTGACGTCCCGCGCCCTCATGTCGATGGGCGCGATGCCCGACCCCAGCGGCCGCGCCTACGTGAGCCTCGAGACCGCTCGGCAGCAGATCGATCTGCTCGACGTGCTCGAGCAGAAGACCGCCGGGAACCTCACGGCCGAGGAGAAGAGCAACCTCGCGAGCACGCTTCACGAGCTGCGGACCGCCTACCTCGAGGTCGCCCACGCGCTGCGCCAGCAGAGCATCGAACGCGGCGGCACCGGCATGGCCGCCTGA
- a CDS encoding FAD-binding protein — MFQATPSGIGSTKDRSHPRVIVVGGGLAGLAATVRVAEAGLPVDLFSMIPVKRSHSVCAQGGINACNKVASQQGYSEWQHMDETLIGGDFLNHQPPVYEMAHWAPKIINLLDRCGVPFNRTAEGERDLRLFGGSLFKRTHFAGASTGQQLLYGLDEQTRRWEAEGKVTKHEFWEFLWPILDADGACKGIVAQDMRSMQIKPFLADAVVMATGGCGLVYGKSTMSVICTGGAASRCYQAGVDLGNPEMIQVHPTAIPGEDKCRLMSESARGEGGRVWVPAKKGDDRHPLEIPEEERNYFLEEKYPGYGNLVPRDIATREIFWICEKGEGIGGGNQVYLDITHLPVATKNKLAAILEIYEKFTGDDPREVPMKIFPAVHYSMGGLYTTYEAYDPERDKITPAHQPKRKPNEGMLYGDPKNMMTNVPGLYAFGEVNYAYHGATRLGANALLSCIFDGLFCGLSVANHAREHGGAPATELDPEIVDDLVAKEEAKVERITSMTGENNPYELHAELGREMTMAATVVKTEQRLLEAREKLKSLGERAQSLKISDTGLYTNQNVSFSRALSDMIVYSQALIEGSIARKESRGSHYRDDYPERLDEDFHGTTRVRYDPAAPEGNCRIEFEPIPSPLVPLRARSYGKTDPAKVEKAKEEPGEQKAELTEAIASTGYDQQPGVGEDSTKEMPLPKYSGDTGGNEGFEERNKAHASDKA; from the coding sequence TTGTTCCAAGCCACCCCATCCGGCATCGGCTCCACGAAGGACCGCTCACACCCCCGCGTCATTGTCGTCGGCGGCGGCCTCGCCGGGCTCGCGGCCACGGTCCGTGTGGCCGAGGCGGGGCTGCCGGTGGACCTCTTCTCGATGATCCCGGTGAAGCGGAGCCACTCCGTGTGCGCCCAGGGCGGCATCAACGCCTGCAACAAGGTGGCCTCCCAGCAGGGCTACTCCGAGTGGCAGCACATGGACGAGACGCTGATCGGCGGCGACTTCCTCAACCACCAGCCGCCGGTCTACGAGATGGCCCACTGGGCCCCGAAGATCATCAACCTGCTGGATCGCTGCGGCGTGCCGTTCAACCGCACCGCCGAGGGCGAGCGGGACCTGCGCCTGTTTGGCGGCTCGCTGTTCAAGCGGACGCACTTCGCCGGCGCCTCCACCGGCCAGCAGCTGCTCTACGGCCTCGACGAGCAGACCCGCCGCTGGGAGGCCGAGGGCAAGGTCACCAAGCACGAGTTCTGGGAGTTCCTCTGGCCCATCCTCGACGCCGACGGCGCCTGCAAGGGCATCGTCGCGCAGGACATGCGGTCGATGCAGATCAAGCCCTTTCTCGCCGACGCCGTGGTCATGGCCACCGGCGGCTGCGGGCTCGTGTACGGCAAGTCCACGATGTCGGTGATCTGCACCGGCGGCGCCGCCAGCCGCTGCTACCAGGCCGGCGTGGACCTCGGCAACCCCGAGATGATCCAGGTGCACCCCACCGCCATCCCCGGCGAGGACAAGTGCCGCCTCATGAGCGAGTCCGCCCGCGGCGAGGGCGGCCGCGTGTGGGTCCCCGCCAAGAAGGGCGACGACCGGCACCCGCTGGAGATCCCCGAGGAGGAGCGGAACTACTTCCTGGAGGAGAAGTACCCCGGCTACGGCAACCTCGTCCCGCGCGACATCGCCACCCGCGAGATCTTCTGGATCTGCGAGAAGGGCGAGGGCATCGGCGGCGGGAACCAGGTCTACCTGGACATCACCCACCTGCCGGTGGCGACCAAGAACAAGCTGGCCGCGATCCTGGAGATCTACGAGAAGTTCACCGGCGACGACCCGCGGGAGGTCCCGATGAAGATCTTCCCGGCGGTCCACTACTCGATGGGCGGGCTGTACACGACCTACGAGGCCTACGACCCCGAGCGGGACAAGATCACGCCCGCCCACCAGCCCAAGCGCAAGCCCAACGAGGGGATGCTCTACGGCGACCCGAAGAACATGATGACCAACGTGCCGGGGCTCTACGCCTTCGGCGAGGTCAACTACGCCTACCACGGAGCGACCCGCCTCGGCGCCAACGCCCTGCTGTCGTGCATCTTCGACGGCCTCTTCTGCGGCCTCTCGGTGGCGAACCACGCCCGGGAGCACGGCGGCGCGCCGGCCACGGAGCTGGATCCCGAGATCGTCGACGATCTTGTGGCCAAGGAGGAGGCGAAGGTCGAGCGCATCACCTCGATGACCGGCGAGAACAACCCCTACGAGCTCCACGCCGAGCTCGGGCGCGAGATGACGATGGCCGCCACGGTGGTGAAGACCGAGCAGCGGCTGCTGGAGGCGCGGGAGAAGCTCAAGTCGCTCGGGGAGCGGGCGCAGAGCTTGAAGATCTCCGACACCGGGCTCTACACGAACCAGAACGTGAGCTTCAGCCGGGCCCTGAGCGACATGATCGTCTACAGCCAGGCCCTGATCGAGGGCTCGATCGCCCGCAAGGAGTCCCGCGGCTCTCACTACCGCGACGACTACCCCGAGCGCCTGGACGAGGACTTCCACGGCACGACCCGGGTCCGCTACGACCCCGCCGCGCCCGAGGGCAACTGCCGGATCGAGTTCGAGCCCATCCCCTCCCCGCTCGTCCCGCTGCGGGCGCGGAGCTACGGCAAGACCGACCCCGCCAAGGTGGAGAAGGCCAAGGAGGAGCCCGGCGAGCAGAAGGCCGAGCTCACCGAGGCCATCGCCAGCACCGGCTACGACCAGCAGCCCGGCGTCGGCGAGGACAGCACGAAGGAGATGCCGCTGCCCAAGTACTCCGGCGACACCGGCGGCAACGAGGGCTTCGAGGAGCGCAACAAGGCGCACGCCAGCGACAAGGCCTGA
- a CDS encoding glycoside hydrolase family 10 protein codes for MFRLFRAPLLRPLFFGLLALAVVPLSPPASAAPREVRGTWLTTTGPDSIRSGLRTAATAAELRRVGINTVYGEAWKNGATQFASPTLAAFTGGIDRSLALGSRDLVEEVGIQAHRQGQLHYAWFEYGLAAQFVGSGGTPSNPLAKRARERGWLLQDASGRYANGSNGFAWMNPAVPEVRELIVGITLDSIRRHDLDGVQFDDRLAWPAEFGFDATTAALYREQTGRSLPARADDAAFRSWRQDQVTTLAREISRAVRAEAPGVRLSLSPSVTGFSDRAYNAPWTRWLEEGLFDEYVPQVYRADLAAYRQALTQNAAPFQAGGRLGDLVVGLRLNGSGADTELGVLRQQIVDAALLPGGGAAGHAIFYAKGVLENADALAAFYGGERDPPFFASDRRPPPRVASPDAADGLWRVEVAESMSYRVVAEIAGRWVEVDRRFLAAGPASFAVPGATAVELLVDRRARHAVPEPAAAAVLLLAPALVARRRRAA; via the coding sequence ATGTTCCGCCTGTTCCGCGCCCCGCTGCTCCGCCCGCTCTTCTTCGGCCTCCTGGCGTTGGCGGTTGTCCCCTTGTCGCCGCCCGCCTCGGCCGCTCCGCGGGAGGTGCGGGGAACGTGGCTGACGACCACCGGACCCGACTCCATCCGCTCGGGTCTGCGGACCGCGGCCACGGCCGCGGAGCTGCGGCGGGTGGGGATCAACACCGTCTACGGCGAGGCCTGGAAGAACGGCGCCACGCAGTTCGCGTCGCCGACGCTGGCGGCGTTCACCGGCGGCATCGACCGCTCGCTCGCGCTCGGCTCGCGGGACCTGGTGGAGGAGGTCGGGATCCAGGCCCACCGGCAGGGGCAGCTGCACTACGCCTGGTTCGAGTACGGGCTGGCGGCCCAGTTCGTCGGTTCCGGCGGGACGCCCTCCAATCCGCTCGCCAAGCGGGCTCGCGAACGGGGCTGGCTGCTGCAGGACGCGAGCGGGCGCTACGCCAACGGGTCCAACGGCTTCGCCTGGATGAACCCGGCGGTCCCGGAGGTGCGGGAGCTGATCGTCGGCATCACGCTCGATTCGATCCGCCGCCACGACCTCGACGGCGTGCAGTTCGACGACCGGCTCGCCTGGCCGGCGGAGTTCGGCTTCGACGCGACGACGGCGGCGCTCTACCGCGAGCAGACCGGCCGGTCGCTGCCCGCCCGCGCCGACGACGCGGCCTTCCGCTCCTGGAGGCAGGATCAGGTGACCACGCTCGCCCGCGAGATCAGCCGCGCGGTGCGGGCGGAGGCGCCCGGGGTGCGGCTGAGCCTGAGCCCGTCGGTGACCGGCTTCAGCGACCGGGCCTACAACGCGCCCTGGACCCGGTGGCTGGAGGAAGGCCTCTTCGACGAGTACGTCCCGCAGGTGTACCGGGCCGACCTCGCCGCCTACCGACAGGCGTTGACGCAGAACGCCGCCCCCTTCCAAGCCGGCGGCCGCCTCGGCGACCTCGTGGTGGGCCTCCGCCTCAACGGCAGCGGGGCCGACACCGAGCTCGGCGTGCTCCGGCAGCAGATCGTCGACGCGGCGCTGCTGCCCGGCGGGGGCGCGGCCGGCCACGCCATCTTCTACGCCAAGGGCGTGCTGGAGAACGCGGACGCGCTCGCCGCTTTCTACGGCGGCGAGCGGGATCCGCCCTTCTTCGCGAGCGACCGCCGGCCGCCGCCGCGGGTGGCCTCGCCCGACGCGGCGGACGGCCTCTGGCGCGTCGAGGTCGCGGAGTCGATGAGCTACCGCGTCGTGGCGGAGATCGCGGGGCGCTGGGTGGAGGTCGATCGTCGCTTCCTGGCCGCCGGACCGGCGAGCTTCGCGGTCCCCGGCGCCACGGCGGTGGAGCTGCTGGTCGACCGGCGGGCCCGCCACGCGGTCCCCGAGCCGGCGGCGGCCGCCGTGCTGCTGCTCGCGCCGGCGCTGGTCGCGCGGCGGCGCCGCGCGGCCTGA
- a CDS encoding response regulator encodes MTQTYPKPAVEPPRPVVLLVDDNPDDRELARMAIASLQRPLDVVEAMDGLEALDLLRNRGADKRVSGPLPRPSLILLDVNMPRLDGKQFLRELRGDERYARLPVVMFTTSTAPWDVDESYAAGCNLYLVKPFAADELTRMLGDLFRLYLEFAELPSR; translated from the coding sequence ATGACGCAGACGTACCCGAAGCCCGCCGTCGAGCCTCCGCGACCGGTGGTTCTGCTCGTTGACGACAACCCCGACGACCGCGAGCTGGCGCGGATGGCGATCGCCAGCCTGCAACGCCCGCTGGACGTCGTCGAGGCGATGGACGGCCTGGAGGCGCTCGACCTGCTCCGCAACCGCGGCGCCGACAAGAGGGTGTCCGGCCCGCTCCCGCGGCCGAGCCTGATCCTCCTCGATGTCAACATGCCGCGGCTCGACGGCAAGCAGTTCCTCCGCGAGCTCCGCGGCGACGAGCGGTACGCCCGCCTGCCGGTGGTGATGTTCACGACCAGCACCGCCCCTTGGGACGTGGACGAGAGCTACGCGGCGGGTTGCAACCTCTACCTCGTGAAGCCCTTCGCCGCCGACGAGCTCACGCGGATGCTCGGCGACCTCTTCCGCCTCTACCTGGAGTTCGCCGAGCTGCCCAGCCGCTGA
- a CDS encoding PAS domain-containing sensor histidine kinase, with product MEGQDPGQNDGAATDRLAEAERRVRELERELDEARRRLAAERGAGPEETSVDRPAGGAGGGFSGEDALRFLAALPVVTWVKDAAGVHRYANPKLLERFGFAGRAGDVIGHPDSALGMAPDELKRVRGHDREVMQSNAAFQGVERVTAADGVSRAWLVVKFPFAAGSPEERVAGGFAVEVTAAMSRQEQLELALEAADGGTWTWEADPEGGKGYIDFSERCWAIRGKKPPPEASHPSEVQDEMHPDDLPGFESHLAAVLDNREPRLDRTVRLRHADGHWHWIRTVGEAVRRDADGKPLRMAGLHLDVHAAKTAERELAARARRLEGQLEEEGELRRESESRFMDLARRSPLMLWMSGIDAKTVWLNPELERFFGSGRSGIQGRRTLHRCILRLDRDRRGGDPAAGAGASEASAASRAPAAPAAPDAPSARASFEHEVQLTDATGATRWMLLYCRPRLTRDGRLIGHVGTAVDATDRHETRAALERSKLELEHQVAERTAELEDRLEELAGRNRELDQFAHVASHDLRSPLRTIIGFVGLLGPAVAHDEEARQHLERIQRAGGRMADLLDSLLAFASVGRGVLRTSAVDLDAVLVEVLEDLAAEITRLGADVRVEPLPQVIGDETMLRQAFQNLVHNAIKYAGDAPPTVRVRPEPGAPAGSVRIVVADRGVGFPPEAAERLFEPFSRFHPQSSPGSGVGLSIVRRVLSRHGSRVWAERDEGDEMPTRFLVELPAARRRGGSSR from the coding sequence ATGGAGGGCCAAGATCCTGGCCAGAACGACGGTGCAGCGACGGACCGCCTCGCGGAGGCGGAGCGGCGGGTCCGGGAGCTGGAGCGGGAGCTCGACGAGGCCCGGAGGCGGCTGGCGGCGGAGCGTGGCGCGGGGCCCGAGGAGACGAGCGTGGACCGGCCCGCGGGCGGAGCGGGCGGCGGCTTCTCGGGCGAGGACGCGCTGCGCTTCCTCGCGGCGCTCCCGGTGGTGACCTGGGTGAAGGACGCCGCCGGGGTGCACCGCTACGCGAACCCCAAGCTGCTGGAGCGCTTCGGCTTCGCGGGCCGCGCCGGCGACGTCATCGGCCACCCCGATTCGGCGCTGGGCATGGCCCCGGACGAGCTCAAGCGGGTCCGCGGCCACGACCGCGAGGTGATGCAATCCAACGCCGCGTTCCAGGGCGTCGAGCGCGTCACCGCGGCGGACGGCGTCTCCCGGGCTTGGCTCGTCGTGAAGTTTCCGTTCGCTGCGGGTTCCCCGGAGGAGCGGGTCGCCGGCGGCTTCGCGGTGGAGGTGACGGCCGCGATGTCCCGGCAGGAGCAGCTGGAGCTCGCGCTCGAAGCCGCCGACGGCGGGACCTGGACCTGGGAAGCCGACCCTGAGGGCGGGAAGGGCTACATCGACTTCAGCGAGCGTTGCTGGGCGATCCGCGGCAAGAAGCCGCCGCCGGAGGCCTCGCATCCGAGCGAGGTCCAGGATGAGATGCATCCCGATGATCTCCCCGGCTTCGAGTCGCACCTCGCCGCGGTGCTGGACAACCGCGAGCCGCGGCTGGACCGGACCGTGCGGCTGCGGCACGCCGACGGCCACTGGCACTGGATCCGCACGGTCGGCGAGGCGGTGCGCCGCGACGCGGACGGGAAGCCGTTGCGCATGGCCGGGCTCCACCTCGACGTGCACGCGGCGAAGACCGCCGAGCGGGAGCTGGCCGCGCGGGCGAGGCGGCTGGAGGGGCAGCTGGAGGAGGAAGGCGAGCTGCGACGGGAGTCGGAGAGCCGCTTCATGGACCTCGCGAGGCGGTCGCCGTTGATGCTCTGGATGAGCGGGATCGACGCCAAGACCGTCTGGCTGAACCCGGAGCTGGAACGCTTCTTCGGCTCGGGGCGGAGCGGCATCCAGGGCCGGCGGACGCTCCATCGCTGCATCCTCCGCCTGGACCGGGACCGGCGCGGCGGCGACCCGGCGGCCGGTGCGGGCGCGTCCGAGGCGTCCGCGGCGTCGCGGGCGCCCGCCGCTCCCGCCGCTCCGGACGCCCCGTCCGCCCGCGCGAGCTTCGAGCACGAGGTCCAGCTCACCGACGCCACCGGGGCCACCCGCTGGATGCTGCTGTACTGCCGCCCGCGGCTGACCCGCGACGGCCGCCTGATCGGCCACGTCGGCACGGCCGTCGACGCGACCGACCGCCACGAGACCCGCGCCGCGCTGGAGCGGAGCAAGCTCGAGCTGGAGCACCAGGTCGCGGAGCGGACCGCGGAACTGGAGGACCGGCTCGAGGAGCTGGCCGGCCGCAACCGGGAACTCGATCAGTTCGCCCACGTCGCCAGCCACGACCTGCGGAGCCCGCTGCGGACCATCATCGGCTTCGTCGGCCTCCTCGGCCCCGCCGTCGCTCACGACGAGGAAGCCCGCCAGCACCTCGAGAGGATCCAGCGGGCGGGCGGGCGGATGGCGGACCTGCTCGACTCGCTGCTCGCCTTCGCCAGCGTGGGCCGCGGCGTGCTGCGGACCTCGGCGGTGGACCTCGACGCGGTCCTGGTGGAGGTTCTCGAGGACCTGGCCGCCGAGATCACCCGGCTGGGCGCGGACGTGCGGGTGGAGCCGCTGCCCCAGGTGATCGGCGACGAGACGATGCTGAGGCAGGCCTTCCAGAACCTCGTCCACAACGCGATCAAGTACGCCGGCGACGCGCCGCCGACGGTCCGGGTGCGGCCCGAGCCCGGGGCTCCCGCCGGATCGGTCCGCATCGTCGTGGCGGATCGCGGCGTGGGCTTCCCGCCCGAGGCGGCGGAGCGTCTGTTCGAGCCGTTCAGCCGCTTCCACCCGCAGTCTTCCCCCGGGTCGGGCGTCGGCCTCTCGATCGTCCGGCGGGTGCTTTCGCGGCACGGCAGCCGCGTCTGGGCGGAGCGCGACGAAGGCGACGAGATGCCAACCCGCTTCCTGGTGGAGCTGCCCGCGGCCCGGCGACGCGGCGGCTCCAGCCGCTAG